The Candidatus Caldatribacterium sp. region TCTTTGCGGAGAAAGCCAGAAGTCTCGGAGCCTTAGTCTTTGCCTTCCTTGGGAAGAGAGGAACGCCTCTTGAGGCTGTAGCCCACCATGCTCTTGCCTTTTCCCCAGAGAAAACTCGGGCAACGCGTCAACTCTTCACCGGTGGCGGAGGAACCCGTTTTGAAGATGCGCTCTGGCTCCTTTGTGATGCCTGCATCCTTGCCCTCGTTGCGGGGAAGGAAGAGGAGGCGTACCGTCTCATGATGGAGAAGCATGCGAATCTCGAGTGAGGGGAGAGAGAATGGGGGAGCTTGAGAGGATTCGGGAAAGGGTTGAGGAGGTCCTTGGGGTTGAAATTCCTGTGAAGGAACGTTTCCCGGAAAAGGAGGAGATTCCGGAGGGAGAGGAGAACCTCAGGTCTTTCCTTGCTCGGCACACCGATATAACCCTTCTCCGTCCCACGGCAACGAAAGAAGAAGTGCGGAAGCTCTGCGAAGAGGCAAAGAAGTGGGGGTTCTTCAGCGTCATCGTGAACCCGTACTACGTGGCGCTGTGCAGCGAGCTCCTTGAGGGAAGTGGAGTACTCGTAGGCGTGGCAGTCGGATTCCCCTTGGGGCAGAATAAACCCGAAATAAAGGCTCGAGAGGCGCGGCTTGCTTTTCAGGAAGGAGCACGAGAAGCGGATATGGTTGTGAACCTTGCGGCCCTCAAGAATGGCGACTGGAGGGCGGTGTACCAGGACATTCGGGGTGTGGTTGAGGAGATGTCCCCCTGCGTGGTCAAAGTGGTTCTTGAAGCGGGGTATCTCACCGAGGAGGAGAAGATTGTGGGGTGCCTCATTGCTCAGGCGGCTCGGGCGCATTTTGTCAAGACATCAACCGGTTTTGGCCCTTCTGGGGCAA contains the following coding sequences:
- the deoC gene encoding deoxyribose-phosphate aldolase, encoding MGELERIRERVEEVLGVEIPVKERFPEKEEIPEGEENLRSFLARHTDITLLRPTATKEEVRKLCEEAKKWGFFSVIVNPYYVALCSELLEGSGVLVGVAVGFPLGQNKPEIKAREARLAFQEGAREADMVVNLAALKNGDWRAVYQDIRGVVEEMSPCVVKVVLEAGYLTEEEKIVGCLIAQAARAHFVKTSTGFGPSGAKEEDVRLFRRVVGPSLGVKAAGGIKTRLQALAMIAAGANRLGTSTVGILTGEGPRDPAQSPG